The following coding sequences lie in one Opisthocomus hoazin isolate bOpiHoa1 chromosome 7, bOpiHoa1.hap1, whole genome shotgun sequence genomic window:
- the ZBTB42 gene encoding zinc finger and BTB domain-containing protein 42: MEFPDHSRQLLQCLSQQRHQGFLCDCTVLVGEARFRAHRAVLASCSMYFHLFYRDQLDKRDIVHLNSDIVTAPAFSLLLEFMYEGKLEFNSLPVEDVLAAASYLHMYDIVKVCKGKLKDKELCSEEKINDEAASLEKAEHFLDAGVPPVHEFDPGNKQKFSVAEYERAAGKEKVSSHPAWSSDRISVSSVPAEAEPCAAAAGKTKANVNSSTGPLSQRSVNHPLASSDADCALDLSFKPVPGRDSLHPSYVFGQLASDSQQQGTEPLVKDEQDLLSDQEDSEARSPESQHFGNSAKSLVTGLGHMFAGNGSSHAREEDVDQERDESEDDMDSSDISSSGVLVPPGHICICPLCSKVFPSPHILQLHLSSHFRDKDGSRARLSPDGSVPTCTLCGKTFSCMYTLKRHERTHSGEKPYTCGQCGKSFQYSHNLSRHAVVHTREKPHGCKWCERRFTQSGDLYRHIRKFHCGLVKSLVV, from the coding sequence ATGGAGTTTCCAGACCATAGCCGCCAGTTGCTGCAGTGTCTGAGTCAGCAGCGTCACCAGGGCTTCCTGTGTGACTGTACTGTCTTAGTTGGAGAAGCTCGCTTCAGAGCGCACAGAGCCGTTCTTGCCTCTTGCAGTATGTACTTCCATCTTTTCTACAGGGACCAGTTAGACAAAAGGGATATTGTGCATCTGAACAGTGACATTGTCACAGCCCCTGCCTTCAGCCTGCTGCTGGAATTCATGTACGAGGGAAAGCTGGAATTCAACAGCCTCCCGGTGGAAGACGTGCTCGCTGCGGCTAGCTACCTTCACATGTATGACATTGTGAAAGTCTGCAAGGGCAAGTTGAAAGATAAAGAACTGTGTTCGGAAGAGAAGATTAACGATGAGGCGGCCAGTTTGGAGAAAGCGGAGCATTTTCTAGACGCCGGGGTGCCCCCGGTCCACGAGTTTGacccaggaaacaaacaaaaattcagcGTTGCAGAATACGAGAGAGCGGCAGGCAAAGAAAAGGTCAGCAGTCATCCCGCCTGGTCCTCTGATCGTATAAGTGTCAGCTCTGTGCCGGCGGAGGCAGAACCGTGCGCCGCGGCAGCTGGAAAAACAAAGGCTAATGTCAATAGTTCCACAGGACCTTTGTCCCAAAGGTCTGTTAACCATCCCCTGGCTTCGAGTGATGCGGACTGCGCGCTGGATTTGTCTTTCAAGCCCGTGCCGGGGAGAGATTCCTTACACCCCTCCTATGTCTTTGGACAGCTGGCTTccgacagccagcagcagggtaCCGAGCCACTTGTTAAAGACGAACAAGACTTGCTGTCAGATCAGGAGGACAGCGAAGCCAGGAGTCCGGAGAGTCAGCATTTTGGGAATTCAGCCAAAAGCCTAGTGACAGGGTTAGGACACATGTTCGCAGGGAATGGCAGCTCTCACGCCCGAGAGGAGGACGTAGATCAGGAGCGAGATGAGAGCGAGGACGACATGGATTCGTCGGACATCTCCTCCTCGGGCGTCCTGGTGCCTCCCGGGCATATCTGCATTTGCCCGCTCTGCAGCAAGGTGTTCCCCAGCCCGCACATCCTCCAGCTGCACCTGAGCTCCCACTTCCGTGACAAGGACGGCTCCCGGGCCCGCCTGTCCCCCGACGGGTCCGTCCCCACCTGCACCCTCTGCGGAAAGACCTTCTCTTGCATGTACACGTTAAAGAGGCATGAGAGGACTCACTCCGGGGAGAAGCCCTACACCTGCGGCCAGTGCGGGAAGAGCTTCCAGTATTCCCACAACCTCAGCCGCCACGCCGTCGTGCACACCAGGGAGAAGCCCCACGGGTGCAAGTGGTGCGAGAGACGGTTCACGCAGTCTGGGGATCTGTACAGACACATCCGCAAATTTCATTGTGGCCTTGTAAAGTCCTTGGTGGTTTAA